A part of Limihaloglobus sulfuriphilus genomic DNA contains:
- a CDS encoding GrpB family protein produces the protein MAADDHMIFIKRDNFLGRRTHHIHAALPGHRLWQGIIFRDYLKANNSAAREYSPLKLRLSEVYKKERERYTDAKSEFIKRCLAQARADE, from the coding sequence ATGGCCGCTGATGACCATATGATTTTCATAAAAAGAGATAATTTTCTTGGCAGACGGACTCATCATATCCATGCGGCATTACCCGGGCACAGGCTTTGGCAGGGAATTATTTTCAGAGATTATTTAAAAGCCAATAATAGTGCGGCCCGGGAGTATAGTCCGCTCAAGTTGCGGCTTTCAGAGGTATATAAAAAAGAAAGGGAAAGATACACAGATGCAAAGAGTGAATTCATAAAACGCTGTTTAGCACAAGCCAGAGCCGATGAGTAA